The following DNA comes from Pseudomonas sp. MYb118.
GCCAGGTTTTTTCGAGCTGCCCGGTTTCAACAACAGAAGCAGCGAGAGGAAGAGGGCGCCGCTGAGCAAACGGGTCGTCGTGAAAGACTGCGGGTCGATGTCGCCGCTTCTCAGTGCCAGGCGACAGAAAATCGAGTTGGCGGCGAAGGCGACCATGCTGAACAAGGTGGCGGTGAGCCACAGCCATTGAGGTGAATTGGCATCCTGCGAGTTATTGTTATTGTGCATCGCGTTTACTCAAAAGGTTCGAGAAGCAATCAATACCGCCCCGCTGATCAATAACACGATACCGGCCAGCGGCGTCAGCAGTTCGTGAATATTCAGGCGGCCTGCGCTGGCGGCATCGACCAGCAAACCCACCAGCAGCTGGCTGGCGATCAGGATCGAGGCGGTGGTCGCCGCTCCCAGTCGCTGGTAGCCGGTGATGCTGGCGAACACGAAAAACGAGCCGAGGATACCGGGCAGCACATGCCAGTAACGTATCCCGCCCAGGGCTTCCTGGATGCCCGCCAGCCCGGACTTGCCAATGAGCAGGGTCAGCAAGAGCACGAAACCGACCACCGAATTGGTCAGCAACGCCACCAGTGCGCTCGATGCGCCGCCGCTGATCTGCACCATCAGCAGGTTCTGCACGACCAAAGCGGCGCCGGCGGCAATGAGTAATCCCAGGGTCAGGTAGGACATGGTCATGGGCGCTGCGGATCGGCGCTGCGGGCGTCGAGCTTGAGCTGCAGGAACGTCAGGTCCAACCAGGTGCCGAACTTTACGCCGACCTCCCTGAGGGTGCCGGCGTGCTCGAAGCCGAGCTTCTCGTGCAGGCGGATCGAAGCGAGGTTGCCGGCCTCGATTCCCGCGACCATGACGTGCTTGCCGATGTCGCGGGCGCGTTCGATCAAGGCCTGCAACAGGTGTTTGCCGAGGCCGTTGCCGCGTTGGTCGCCGCGCACATAGATCGAGTGTTCGACGGTATGCCGGTAGCCATCCCACGCGCGCCAGTCGCCAAAGGAGGCGTAGCCCAGCACGCTATTGTCGGCATCTACGGCGACCAGCACCGGGTAGCCCAGGCGTTGCCGGTCGGCCAGCCAGGCGCTGCGGTTGGCGGTGTCGACCGTGGTTTCGTTCCAGATGGCGGTGGAGTGCTCGACGGCATCGTTGTAGATCGCCGTGATGCCTTCGATGTGGTGTTCGCTTGCGTTAACGATTTGCATGGCCTGTGTCCAACTGGCGGTGTCACTATAGTGAACAGCTTAGGCAATTGGGTGGGCGGGTAGGAAGTCCAATATATCTATCGGTTTCTGGAAATTCGATAGTGCGGCTCTTGGGGTGTCGTACTACTATAGTGGACTTGTTCAGAGGCGCCATGACCTGATGAAAAATGAAATTGACCTGCGCATAGGCGCCCGGATACGCATCGAGCGGGAGAGTCGCGGCTGGTCGCTGACCGACCTGGCCACGCGTGCGGGCGTGTCCCGGGCGATGGTTTTCAAGGTGGAACACGGCGAAAGCAGCCCCACGGCCAACCTGCTCGGCAAGCTTTCAGGGGCGTTCGGCCTGAGCATGTCGACGCTGATGGCACGAGCCGAGTTACGCCAGGGGCGTCTGCTGCGGGCTGCCGATCAACCGCTGTGGACCGACCCCGCCACGGGGTACCAGAGACGGCATGTTTCGCCCCAGTCGGATCTGCCCCTGGACCTGGTGCAGGTGACGCTGCCCGCCGGAAAACGCGTACCCATGCCGGCTTCGGCGTATGCGTTCCAGCGCCAGTTGATCTGGGTGATCGAGGGGCAACTGGTGTTTGCCGAAGGCGATGTGCAGCACCGGATGGGGCAGGGTGACTGCCTGGAGCTGGGGCCGCCGACCGATTGTGTGTTCATCAATGACAGCGATGCGCCTTGCGTGTACGCGGTGGTGGTGTTGAGCGTTTCCTGATCATGCCGCCATTTCACCTTCTTCTGTGGGAGCGAGCCTGCTCGCGATGGCAGCCCAGACACCACCGATCATCAGGCACCCCGCGTAATCGTTAACGACCATCGCAAGTAAACTCGCTCCTACAGGTTCGGGGTGAACCACCCATGCCACGACCCCTGTAGGAGCGAGCTTGCTCGCGATGGTGGCCCAGACACCACAGGGCATCAGGCACCCCGCGTAATCGTTAACGACCATCGCGAGTAAACTCGCTCCTACAGGTTCGGGGTGAACCACCCAGGCCACGCCCCCCTGTAGGAGCGAGCTTGCTCGCGATGGTAGCCCAGACACCACGGGGCATCAGGCACCCCACGTCATCGTTAACGACCATCGCGAGCAAGCCCGCACCCACAGGGCTTAGTGCGATGACACATAAACCGAGCCTGACGCCGGCGCCGGCAACGCGTAGGTTGCCTTCATCCACTCGATCTCCGCCTGTGGCGTACGGCCAAAGAACCGTTTGAACTCGCGGCTGAATTGCGAGGCGCTTTCATAGCCGACGTTGAAGGCCGCCGCCGAGGCGGTCATGGCTTGGCGCAACATCAGCAGGCGCGCCTGGTGCAAGCGCGTCGATTTCAGGTATCGCATGGGCGAGGAGTCGGTCACGCTGCGAAAGTGCAGGTGAAAATTGGGCACGCTCATGCTCGCTTCCTGGGCCAGTTGCTCGACGTCCAGGCGCTCCTGATAGCAGCTGTGGATCTTGCGGATCGCCCGGCTGACCTTGCCGAAATGGCCCTGGCGATTGAGCGCGGCGCGCATGGAACCGCCTTGCTCGCCGATGAGAATGCGGTAGTAGATTTCCCGCACCAGCGACGGCCCCAGAATAGGCGCCTCACCCGGCACACTCATGGCTTCGAGAAAGCGCAGCGTCGAGCCGCGCAGCGAGTCGTCCATCGGTGAGGCGTACATGCCTTTGGGCTGGGCATTGCTGGGGCCGTGGACTTCATCGACTTGCAGCATCAACTCGCTGGCCATCTGCAAGTCCAGGCGCATGTAGATCGCCAGCATCGGCTCGGCCGCGCTGGCATCGGTCTCCATGGTGAAGGGCAGGGGCACGGACACCACCAGATAGTGCTGGGCGTCGTAGACGTAGACGTCATCGCCCAGATAGCCGCGCTTGCGCCCCTGGCAGAGAATGACGATGCCCGGGTCATAGAGCACCGGCGTACGGCTCAGCGGCTGGTTCGAGCGCAGGAAGCGCACATCTTCCAGCGCACTGAGGTTGTAGCCTTCGACCGGTGCCAGTTGGCTGAGCAACTGCACCATGCGCGCGGTGTTCGGGTCGGCCCGGTTCATTCCGTCATCCTGTGTACAGCGCTCAATTGTCAGTGGAGCGGGTCAGTGTTTCCCATTGGTCGATCTCGGCGAGCGCGCGTTGCAGTTTGTCGCGGACCAGGCCCAGGGCATCACTGCCCAGCAACAGGTGCGCGGGCGGGTTCGGGCTGGCGATGACCTGCAACATCGCCTGCGCGGCCTTTTGCGGATCGCCCAATTGCTTGCCGCTTTTTTCCTCGCGCGCCATGCGTACCGGATCGAAGCTGGCGTCATAGTCGGCAATGCTGCGCGGTGTGCGCTGCATCGAGCGGCCCGCCCAATCGGTGCGAAACGAACCCGGCGCCACGGCGGTGACGAAGATGTTGAACGGCTGCAATTCCTTGCTCAGCGTATCGGAGATCCCTTCCAGGGCAAACTTGCTGGCGCAGTAATAGGCGATCCCCGGCATGGTGATGGTGCCGCCCATGGAAGTGATGTTGAGGATATGCCCGGCCCGGCGCTGGCGAAAGTAAGGCAGCAATGCCTTGGTCACCGCGACGGCGCCGAACACATTGACATCGAACTGACGGCGCATGTCTTGCAGAGGGGATTCTTCGAAGATGCCCTCATGACCATAGCCTGCGTTATTGACCAGCACATCGACCGGGCCATACGTCGCTTCTATCTCGGCAACCACGCTGTCGATGCGCTCGAAGTCGGTGACATCCAGGATCACGCCATGGGCGTTTTGCCCGGCAAGTGCCTCAAACGCCCGCAGGTCGGCCTCGTTACGCACGGTGCCGATGACGCGGTGGCCGCTCGCAAGCGCCTCCCGCGCCAGCGCGCTGCCGAAGCCGCTGCTCACACCGGTGATGAATAGGGTTTTGGTGCTGGTCATGGCGAACTCCCGTCAAAAGGTGAGGTGCCATGGTAGCCATCGACCCGTCAGCGACCTATGCCGGTTCATCTTCAAGCATTGCCTATTCCTATCAGGGCAAATAGAAGGAGTTATTTCGTTCGCGTGTTGTCACTTGAAATACGAGCCAAGGTCAGTGCCTGCACTTGCACACCTTGGCGTCGCAATTTCATGCACACTGAGAGGTAAGCACATGAACAGCATCATCTATATTGTTGGACTGGTCGTGGTGATCGCGGTCGTCCTGTCGTTCCTGGGCCTCGCTTGATTTCTGTCCAAAGCTTTACAGATTGACGATCATTTTTGCGACGTCCGTTTCACCACCGCTTTGCCGGGGATGAACGGACGTACTTTATTGCCTGAAAACCGTTGAAAATGGTTTCTGTTCGGGGGAGGTCATGTCGCAACCTTCATCTTCCTTTCGTTCGGGTTCTCGGTCCTGGGTCAGCCATATCAGCCGCTCCGGTTGGCTGGGTTGGTGCTTCTGGTTGCTGGTCGCCGGTGTCGCGGTGTTGCTGCTGGTCAGTGGCTACGGTGCGTTTGTGGGTGCCAGCAGAGATTTCCTGCACCTCGCGGTCCTGGGTGGGCTGTCGGGGTTCGGGGCGACTGCGTTGGGGGCCTGCGTTGCGCTTGTGCTTCGGCAGATCTCGTCTCGTACCCAGGACACCATGCTGGGCTTTGCTGCCGGCATGATGCTCGCTGCCAGTTCCTTTTCGTTGATCCTGCCGGGTATTGCGGCGGCCAGGGAGCTGCTCGACAACCAGCTGCTGGCAGCGAGCACCGTGGTGCTGGGGCTTGGCCTGGGGGTTGCGCTGATGATCGGGCTCGATCGTTTCGTGCCCCATGAGCACGTCGAGAGCGGCAAGCGCGGGCCCGAAGCGAAGCGAATCAACCGGATCTGGCTGTTCGTGCTCGCCATCACCTTGCACAATTTGCCCGAAGGCATGGCTATCGGTGTGAGTTTCGCGTCCGGCGACATGACCGTCGGTTTGCCGCTGACCACTGCCATTGCCATCCAGGACATCCCCGAAGGGCTCGCTATCGCATTGGCACTGCGGGCGATCGGGGTATCGGCCGGCCGGGCGGCGATCATCGCCATTGGTTCGGGGTTGATGGAACCCTTGGGGGCGATCATTGGCCTGGGGCTTTCCAGCAGCTTCGCATTGGGCTATCCGGTTGCGCTGGGATTGGCGGCGGGGGCCATGATCTTTGTCGTGTCCCATGAAGTCATCCCGGAGACCCACCGCAATGGTCATGAGACGCCAGCCACCCTGGGGTTGATGCTGGGCTTCGGCGTCATGATGTTTCTCGACACGGCGTTGGGCTGATTCCAGAACTGTAGGAGCGAGTTCACTCGCGATGGTCGCTCCCACGGATTTCGGACCGATGTTTACTGGTGCGAATAGAGCTTCAACGCCTTGGCGAATCCCTGCGCGCGGAAGATCGCGCTGCCCTGGCCCAGATCTCCATCACTGGCCACCAGATACACCTCGTTGGTTCCCGGCTTGAGCGCCATGCTGGTGGATCGCAGGAAGTGCCCGTCATCACGCCCCGGGATCAGGATCTGGCCAATGGGCTGGCCGTTGGGGTTGAGCACCAGCACCCGTCCCTGGCTGTACATGGCCACGTAGAGATTGCCGTCGGCGTCGACGCGCATCGAGTCCGGCGACGGGCCGTGGAAGCGATAGACCACGGCCTCGCCGAAGGGCGCGATGGTCTGTGCGTCCTTGAGCTCGATGCGGTGCAACAGGCCGGTGGCGAATTCGGTGACCCACAGGGTCTTGCCGTCCGGGGACAGGGCGATGCCGTTGGCGATCGCCAGTTTCGGCAGGATCGGCACGATGGTGTCGCTCCCCGGTGCTACGTAGTAAACGCCGCCGCTGGGCTCGGTCGAGGTGCCCTTGAAGTCGGTGAAGTAGAAACCGCCCGCGTCGTCGAACACCAGGTCATCGACCAGGAAGTGCTTGTCGCCGGCAATGATCACCTGTTTGCCGGAGCCGTCGGCGTTGTAGGCCGTGAGGTTGCCGGTGTCCTTGAAGTTACCCAGGCCTGCGACATACAGGCGACCGTCCTTGTGAATGGCCAGGCCCGCTGAACCCAGCTCGTTTTTCGGCACGACGACGCTGAGTTTTTTCTGCGCATCGAGCTTGAGCACCTGGCCGCCGAACACCTCGACGAAGTACAGGTTGCCGTTGCGATCGAATGACGGCCCCTCCAGTTGCAAGCCCTTGTCCGACACCTTGAACCACTGCTGTGCGGTGACGGTGGGCAGGTTCTGTTCCGGTCCTGGAATGGCCTGCAACTGCCGGCCTTCCTTGGCGTAGGCCAGCGCCGGAATCGGCGTTTGCGCCTGGGCGAAGGGGGCGACGCTACTCAACACGAACAGCATGGAAACGAGTGTTTTGTTCTGCACGATGATCACCTGCCTGTTGTTGTTATTTTGCAAAGCATCAAGCGCCCAGCAGCGCAACCAGCGCCGGCACCGTGAGCACGGCGGTGTAGTAGCCCATGAACTGCACGCCGATGTTGAAACCCAGGAATCGCGAGAGGAAACCGCCCAGCAGGCCGACGGTGACGATCACCAGAAGCCCGAGCAAACCGCCTTCCCAGATGCCGATCACCAGGATCAGGCCGACGAAGGTGGCGATCACCGCCTCATGGCTGATCTTGCGCGTGACGAATGCCGCCGCCCGGTGCGCGTAGTTCATGGTGAAGGGGTAGGCCACCAGGATTGCGACGATCACCGCCAGCATGCCGTAGCCGAAAAACTCCCAGGTGCTGAGCAGCGAATGCAGGTTGTGCACTTGCCCGGTGGCCGAGTCCACGGTGAAACGCGGCGGTGCGTTGAACAGCGGCGCCGCCGGGCCTGCGGCCACCGGGCTCAAGGGCAGGCCGAAGGCGATCAGCGGGATCAGCGCCTCGGCGATGTAGGTGGATTCGGTCACGCCATTGCGCGCGGTGATCACCGTGGTCAGCTTGTGGTACACGTGCTTGACGCGCGCGCCGACCACTTCGCCCATGATCACGGTCATCGCCACCGGGCTGAACACGAACGTGGCGCTGGACACTGCCGCGGTGGCGGCCGTCCACAGGCTTTGTTTGCGGTCCAGCACTTTCAGCGGGTTGGGGAAGAAGCCGCCCCAGCTCTTCACGTCCGGCGACAGGGAAAAACTGCGCACTGCTTCACGGCGCATGGCCGCCCGTTCGGCCGGCGCCAGCATGGAAAACAGCGCCGCGATCAACGGGCCGATGGCGATGCCGAGGAAGTAGCTGACGCTGAGCTTGACCCCGTACTGGCCGGTAATGCTCTGCAAACCGACGATGATCATCACGAACGGGATCAGCGCCAGCACCGCCGCCAGGCGCCCCTTGGAAAACCAGGCGATGGCGATCGCCGCCGCCAAAAACACCCAGGGTGCCGCGTGCTTGATCATGTCGCCGAACGGCGCGAGCATCACCGCGAACAGCACGGCCATGGGCACGGCGATCAACGCGGCGATGACCGCGCCGGAAATCATCTTGCGCAGGGCAATATGCGGCACGCCCAGGTTGCGCAGGAAGTTGGCCTCGCGCATCAACGGCGTCGCCATGGTGTCCCCGGGGATGCCCAGCAGCGCGGTGGGCACGGCGTGGGTCATGTGCTTGGCCACGGCGCCGGCGAGGAAGAACGTCAGCACGCCGGGCGCTGGCACGCTGAGCAACACCACCAGCAGGGTCAGAGGGGCGAGGGTGGTGGTTTCGTCGCTGCCGGAGATCAGGCCGATCCCGGCGAAGATCACCGCGCCGAGCACACCCATGCCCAGGGCGATGAGGATTTGATCCAACAGGGCAGGCATCATGGCTGGCCTCCGTTGATCGCTACGGCGGGCTGTTTCGCGGTGGGGGACTCGTCGCTGGTCCTGGCGGGCGCGCCGAGGGTTTTCTCATGCTCGGCGAACAGCTCGTAGAGGTCCATCTCACGCAGCTCGGCCAGGGTTTCCGGCGGCAGGTCGGACAGCCGTCCCAAATCGCCGAACTCGCTTTGCAGTTCTTTCAACACCTCGCTGCGCCAGGCTGGATCGGCCTGTTCCTCGACCACATGGCGTTTGGGCTTGAACAACGCCGCACTGATGGCGCCGCCGACCAGGCAGCCGACGATACCCACCAGCATGGCGTAGGCGCGGGCCATCTGCGCCGAAGCGACCCAGTGGGACAGCACTTGCTGGGCGAGAAAAAACGCGCTGAGGCTGACCGCTGCGCCAATCGCGATGGAACAGATCAGGTGACGACCGTCTACGGTGTCGCCCCAGACTTCGTACAATTGAGGTTTCAACAGTGTTCTCCCACCGCCCTTACGGGCTTTTATTGTTATGCACGTGAAGAGAGTCGAGGCGTGTCAGCCTCCTGCCGCACGACGTTTGGCCAGCATCGCCCGGGCGACGCTGGAGGCTGTGGTGCGGCCCAGTTCGGCGTCGATGAAGCTGCCGATGTCGACCAGTGCCTCAAGGTTCACGCCGTGCTGGATGCCCATCCCTTCGAGCAGGTAGACGACGTCTTCGGTCGCGACGTTGCCGGTTGCGCCCGGAGAATACGGACATCCGCCCAAACCGGAAACCGAACTGTCGAATACCCGCACCCCGGCCTCCAGCGCGGCACAGATGTTGGCGATGGCCATGCCGTAGGTGTCGTGGAAGTGCCCGGCCAGCGGACTGATCGGCACCACGTCGGCACAGGCTTGGAGCAGGGCGCGGGTGGCCGTTGGCGTGCCCGCGCCGATGGTATCGCCCAAGCTGATCTCGTAGCAGCCCATGCCATACAACGCGGCACTGACGGCGGCCACGTCCCGCGGGCTGACCGCGCCACTGAACGGGCAGCCCATGACGCACGACACGTAGCCGCGCACCCGCACACCGGCTTCACGTGCGTGCACCAGCACTTCCTGGAAGCGGCCCAGGCTCTGGGCGATCGAGCAATTGATGTTCTTCTGCGAGAACGCTTCGGAGGCGGCGGCGAACACCGCCACCTCACGGCAACCGGCGTCCAGCGCCGCTTGCAGGCCCTGGACGTTGGGCACCAGCGCCGTCCAGGTCACGCCAGGGCGATGGGGCAGGGCCTTGAACACCTCAGAGGTGCCGGCCATCTGCGGCACCCAGCGCGGCGACACGAAGGCGCCGGCTTCCAGGGTACGCAGGCCGGCATCCACCAGCCGCGTGAGCAGTTGCGCGCGGATCGACGGTGACAGGGTCAGCCGTTCATTCTGCAAGCCATCCCGGGCGCCGACCTCGACCAGCCGCACGCTGTCGTCAGGCGCGCTCATCACAGCGCGCGCTTTTGCTTGAGCAGTTGCGCGGCGTTGTCAGCGCGCACATCCCGGGCCTCGACCATGCGCTTGACCAGCCAATCGACTTCCTCGCCGCGGGCTCCGGCCGACAGGGCGATGTTGCGTGCGTGCAGCGCCATGTGGCCACGCTGGATACCTTCGGTGGACAGCGCCCGCAGTGCGCCAAGGTTCTGCGCCAGGCCCACGGCCACGGCGATCTCCGCCAGTTCCTGGGCAGTCTTCACCCCGAGGATGCGCAGCGACAGTTGTGCCAGCGGGTGGGTCTTGGTGGCGCCACCGACCAGGCCGACCGGCATGGGCATTTCCAGGGTGCCGACCAGGTGGCCGTTGCCGTCCTTCTCCCAGGTGGTCAGCGAGCCGTAGTGCCCATCGCGACAGGCATAGGCGTGGGCCCCGGCTTCCACGGCGCGCCAGTCGTTGCCGGTGGCGACGATCAGCGGGTCGATGCCATTCATGATGCCCTTGTTGTGGGTGGCGGCGCGGTACGGGTCGACCACGGCAAAGTTGTAGGCATCGAGAATGCCCTCGATCACGTCCTCGCCCTTGTACTCGGAGGTGGTCAGCAGTTGCGGGGCAATGCGCACCTGGGCCCGGGCCAGACGCAGGTCGGCCAGGTTTGACAGGATCCGCAGGCGCACCTTGCCGCCGGTGATTTCTTCCATCAGCGGCGCCACGGCTTCGGCCATGGTGTTGACCGTGTTGGCGCCCATGGCATCGCGCACGTCGACGATCAGGTGCGCCACCAGCATCGGCCCCCGTGGGCTCTGGGCGAAGGTGTGGACTTCGATGTCCCGGCAACCGCCGCCGAGTTTGTTGAGCAACTGGTCCTTGCGGTTGGCCAGTTCGATGATTTCTTCCTTGCGGCGCATCAGGCTCAGGCGGGCGTTGTACGGGTCGGCGATGTCGACGATCTGCACCTGGGCGCGCATCAGCGGCAGGCTGCTGGAGGTCATGAAGCCGCCGGCATCGCGCGCCAGCTTGGCCATGAACGACGCGGCCGCGACCACCGAGGGTTCCTCGACCACCAGCGGCACGACCACGTCGCGGCCATTGATCTGGAAGTTGCTGGCCACCGCGTAAGGCAGTTCGAACTTGCCGATTACGTTCTCGATCATGCCGTCGGCGATGTCCAGAGGTAGGGCGCCGGCATCGCGCAGCAGAGCGACGTCATCGGCGGGTAATTGCAGCAGTTGTTGCAAATGCTCGAGGCGCTGGACAGGGGACAGACTGCGGAAATTCGGAAGGCGCGAGTCGATACTCATGGGTGATCCTGTGACGTTTATTGTTTTCGAATGACGTCACCCTAATGCGCCCTGTGCCTGCAAAGAAGGTACAGTTTGGACGGACAGTACCTAAGCTGTACCCTTGGTTCATCATTCACCCGGGACGATGAACCATGGTGCGCCTGACACTGGCCCAGCAATTGACCGCCACACTGGTCGAGCAGATCGAGAACGGCACCTACCGCGAAGGCGACCGCCTGCCGTCGCTGCGCGAATGCATGCGCCTGCTGGGCCATTCGAAGAACACCGTGATCAATGCCTACGAGGCGCTGGCCTCACAGGGCCTGGTCGAGGCCCGCCATGGCCAGGGCTTTTTCGTAAAGCAGGGCGCCTCCAGCCAACCGGAACCGGAAGAGCCGCCGCCCTATGCGCGGGCCATGGACACGATCTGGCTGATGCGCCAGCAGTTCGTCCGCGAGCCGGGGCATTCGCCGCTGGGCGAGGGGTTTCCGCCAGTGGACTGGCTGATGGACATGCGCCTGGACAAGTTCACCCGGCAGATCATGCGCACCGGCGTGACCACGTTATTCCGCTACGGCAATCGCCTGGGCAATGCCGGCCTGCGCCAACACCTGGTACAGAAGCTGGCGAGCTATGCGATCCACGCCAACCCCCGGCAGATCGTCACCACCCACGGCGCCAACCACGCGCTCGACCTGATCATCCGGCGCTTCATCGGCTTTGGTGACAGCGTGCTGGTCGAAGACCCCGGTTATTACCCGCTGTTCGGCAAGCTGCAATTGCAGGGCGCGCGCATGCTCGCCGTGCCCAGGCTAGCTGATGGTCCGGACATCGACGTGCTCGAGCGCCTGCTGCGCGAGCACAAGCCCAAGCTGTTCTTCATCCAGTCGGTGGGGCACAACCCCACGGGCTCGGACATTTCCCCGAGCAAGGCGCATCGCCTGGTGCAACTGGCCGAGGAACACGGCTTCATCCTGGTGGACGACGATGCGCTGGGCGATTTCAAGTCGGCGTCGGCGATCAAGGTGTCGGCGCTGGACCAGCTCAAGCATTCGTTGTACGTCGGCAGTTTCTCCAAGTCGGTGTCGGCGGCGTTGCGCGTCGGCTTCATTGCCGGGAGCAAGGACGTCATCGACGAACTGGGCGATGTGAAGATGCTGCTGCACACCAGCACCTCGGAATTCTGCGAGCGCACGGTGGATGTGATGCTCGACGAGGGGCATTTCCTGCGGCACCTGGTGCGCTTGCAGGACCGCCTGCGAGCCGCCACCAACGCCGGCTTGCAGATGCTCGACGAGATCGGTGCGCAGGTGTTCGCCAGGCCCGAGCAAAGTCTCTACCTGTGGGCCCGGTTCGCCCACATCGACGACGCCCGCGAGCTGACGCGCGAGCTGTTGCCCAAGGGCTTCATGATTGCCCCGGGGCACATCTTTTCCCCCGAGCAATCGCGTGTCAGCCCGTGGACACGGTTGAACGTGGCGTACCTGAATGATCCGTTGCTCAAGGCGGTGTTGAAGCGGTGACTGTGGGTCACTGATTTCAACTGTGGGAGCGGGCTTGCTTGGAGCCGGTCACAAGCCCTGTTTCAAC
Coding sequences within:
- a CDS encoding DMT family transporter; protein product: MTMSYLTLGLLIAAGAALVVQNLLMVQISGGASSALVALLTNSVVGFVLLLTLLIGKSGLAGIQEALGGIRYWHVLPGILGSFFVFASITGYQRLGAATTASILIASQLLVGLLVDAASAGRLNIHELLTPLAGIVLLISGAVLIASRTF
- a CDS encoding N-acetyltransferase family protein, with the protein product MQIVNASEHHIEGITAIYNDAVEHSTAIWNETTVDTANRSAWLADRQRLGYPVLVAVDADNSVLGYASFGDWRAWDGYRHTVEHSIYVRGDQRGNGLGKHLLQALIERARDIGKHVMVAGIEAGNLASIRLHEKLGFEHAGTLREVGVKFGTWLDLTFLQLKLDARSADPQRP
- a CDS encoding helix-turn-helix domain-containing protein → MKNEIDLRIGARIRIERESRGWSLTDLATRAGVSRAMVFKVEHGESSPTANLLGKLSGAFGLSMSTLMARAELRQGRLLRAADQPLWTDPATGYQRRHVSPQSDLPLDLVQVTLPAGKRVPMPASAYAFQRQLIWVIEGQLVFAEGDVQHRMGQGDCLELGPPTDCVFINDSDAPCVYAVVVLSVS
- a CDS encoding AraC family transcriptional regulator N-terminal domain-containing protein, producing MNRADPNTARMVQLLSQLAPVEGYNLSALEDVRFLRSNQPLSRTPVLYDPGIVILCQGRKRGYLGDDVYVYDAQHYLVVSVPLPFTMETDASAAEPMLAIYMRLDLQMASELMLQVDEVHGPSNAQPKGMYASPMDDSLRGSTLRFLEAMSVPGEAPILGPSLVREIYYRILIGEQGGSMRAALNRQGHFGKVSRAIRKIHSCYQERLDVEQLAQEASMSVPNFHLHFRSVTDSSPMRYLKSTRLHQARLLMLRQAMTASAAAFNVGYESASQFSREFKRFFGRTPQAEIEWMKATYALPAPASGSVYVSSH
- a CDS encoding oxidoreductase; translated protein: MTSTKTLFITGVSSGFGSALAREALASGHRVIGTVRNEADLRAFEALAGQNAHGVILDVTDFERIDSVVAEIEATYGPVDVLVNNAGYGHEGIFEESPLQDMRRQFDVNVFGAVAVTKALLPYFRQRRAGHILNITSMGGTITMPGIAYYCASKFALEGISDTLSKELQPFNIFVTAVAPGSFRTDWAGRSMQRTPRSIADYDASFDPVRMAREEKSGKQLGDPQKAAQAMLQVIASPNPPAHLLLGSDALGLVRDKLQRALAEIDQWETLTRSTDN
- a CDS encoding ZIP family metal transporter, producing MSQPSSSFRSGSRSWVSHISRSGWLGWCFWLLVAGVAVLLLVSGYGAFVGASRDFLHLAVLGGLSGFGATALGACVALVLRQISSRTQDTMLGFAAGMMLAASSFSLILPGIAAARELLDNQLLAASTVVLGLGLGVALMIGLDRFVPHEHVESGKRGPEAKRINRIWLFVLAITLHNLPEGMAIGVSFASGDMTVGLPLTTAIAIQDIPEGLAIALALRAIGVSAGRAAIIAIGSGLMEPLGAIIGLGLSSSFALGYPVALGLAAGAMIFVVSHEVIPETHRNGHETPATLGLMLGFGVMMFLDTALG
- a CDS encoding SMP-30/gluconolactonase/LRE family protein, encoding MQNKTLVSMLFVLSSVAPFAQAQTPIPALAYAKEGRQLQAIPGPEQNLPTVTAQQWFKVSDKGLQLEGPSFDRNGNLYFVEVFGGQVLKLDAQKKLSVVVPKNELGSAGLAIHKDGRLYVAGLGNFKDTGNLTAYNADGSGKQVIIAGDKHFLVDDLVFDDAGGFYFTDFKGTSTEPSGGVYYVAPGSDTIVPILPKLAIANGIALSPDGKTLWVTEFATGLLHRIELKDAQTIAPFGEAVVYRFHGPSPDSMRVDADGNLYVAMYSQGRVLVLNPNGQPIGQILIPGRDDGHFLRSTSMALKPGTNEVYLVASDGDLGQGSAIFRAQGFAKALKLYSHQ
- a CDS encoding tripartite tricarboxylate transporter permease yields the protein MMPALLDQILIALGMGVLGAVIFAGIGLISGSDETTTLAPLTLLVVLLSVPAPGVLTFFLAGAVAKHMTHAVPTALLGIPGDTMATPLMREANFLRNLGVPHIALRKMISGAVIAALIAVPMAVLFAVMLAPFGDMIKHAAPWVFLAAAIAIAWFSKGRLAAVLALIPFVMIIVGLQSITGQYGVKLSVSYFLGIAIGPLIAALFSMLAPAERAAMRREAVRSFSLSPDVKSWGGFFPNPLKVLDRKQSLWTAATAAVSSATFVFSPVAMTVIMGEVVGARVKHVYHKLTTVITARNGVTESTYIAEALIPLIAFGLPLSPVAAGPAAPLFNAPPRFTVDSATGQVHNLHSLLSTWEFFGYGMLAVIVAILVAYPFTMNYAHRAAAFVTRKISHEAVIATFVGLILVIGIWEGGLLGLLVIVTVGLLGGFLSRFLGFNIGVQFMGYYTAVLTVPALVALLGA
- a CDS encoding hydroxymethylglutaryl-CoA lyase yields the protein MSAPDDSVRLVEVGARDGLQNERLTLSPSIRAQLLTRLVDAGLRTLEAGAFVSPRWVPQMAGTSEVFKALPHRPGVTWTALVPNVQGLQAALDAGCREVAVFAAASEAFSQKNINCSIAQSLGRFQEVLVHAREAGVRVRGYVSCVMGCPFSGAVSPRDVAAVSAALYGMGCYEISLGDTIGAGTPTATRALLQACADVVPISPLAGHFHDTYGMAIANICAALEAGVRVFDSSVSGLGGCPYSPGATGNVATEDVVYLLEGMGIQHGVNLEALVDIGSFIDAELGRTTASSVARAMLAKRRAAGG
- a CDS encoding hydroxymethylglutaryl-CoA reductase, degradative translates to MSIDSRLPNFRSLSPVQRLEHLQQLLQLPADDVALLRDAGALPLDIADGMIENVIGKFELPYAVASNFQINGRDVVVPLVVEEPSVVAAASFMAKLARDAGGFMTSSSLPLMRAQVQIVDIADPYNARLSLMRRKEEIIELANRKDQLLNKLGGGCRDIEVHTFAQSPRGPMLVAHLIVDVRDAMGANTVNTMAEAVAPLMEEITGGKVRLRILSNLADLRLARAQVRIAPQLLTTSEYKGEDVIEGILDAYNFAVVDPYRAATHNKGIMNGIDPLIVATGNDWRAVEAGAHAYACRDGHYGSLTTWEKDGNGHLVGTLEMPMPVGLVGGATKTHPLAQLSLRILGVKTAQELAEIAVAVGLAQNLGALRALSTEGIQRGHMALHARNIALSAGARGEEVDWLVKRMVEARDVRADNAAQLLKQKRAL